TTTATGAATTCCGTTTTTGATAAAATAGAAAAAATAATAAACTATCCTTGTTTTGTAAAGCCAGCCAACTTGGGTTCTTCTATTGGCATAACCAAAGCTTACTCAAAACAAGAACTAATTACTGGAATAGAAATTGCAGTAAAATATGATGAGAGAATTATAATAGAAAAAAATATTGAAGGTAGAGAACTTGAATGTGGTGTATTAGGAAAGTCTAAAATGAAATCATCAGTTATTGGCGAAGTTAAATTTCAAACTGATTGGTATACATATGAATCCAAATACGATGAAAATCTAAGTAGTACAATTATACCAGCTAATTTAAATATAGAGATAGTTAATAAAATACAAAAGCTAGCTATCGAAGCATGTAAAGCTATTAACGCTTATGGATTAGCGAGAGTAGATTTCTTTTACCAAGAGAGCACGCAACAGATTTACATAAATGAAGTTAATACCTTGCCTGGCTTCACAAAAACAAGTATGTATCCAATGTTATGGGAAGCTTCTGGATTAAAACTAGAAAAACTTGTTGCTAGTCTCATAGAAACAGCTAAAGAATGAATTAACCATGACATTTTTAGATCTCTTTTTCAAAAAATGATTCACGGTCTCCTTTGGTTGCCATTATTGATGGCTTTTATTCTCATAGCTTCCCTTGGCTGGATCGAGAGAAGGCGACAGAATCTCTATTTGATTTGGGCTAAAGGTTCAGAGCTTGCAAAGCTTGATGGGACAGGAGCTGCTCGATTAAAGGCTGGAATTTTATGCTGGAGCAGCTTTGAAGCTGGCAGCTTCAAGGAGGAAGCAACTTTCGAAGTTAAGAAACTAGAAATGGTTGAGCTTATGGCTCTCAGTTCAGGAGAAGCACCATTAACAAAAGAATCTGAGGGACGTTGCCGACTAAGACTTGTTGGTTCGGGAAGAGAAATAGATGTGCCTTTCTCAGATGCTGAACGTGCTCGTCAATGGATGGACAAACTAATGTCCAGAGCAAGATGCGACCTTTGAAATCAAATAGAAGAAAAAAGGGAACATTAAATAACTACAACCGAATATCAACTAAAAAAGTCTCGTTTATTGCTCAAAACAAAACTTTTCTAATTGAACTTTGGCAATTACTCTTTTTTTCTAGCACTTCGATTTTTCTAATTCTTTCATTTTCAAACCAGGCTTGGAAACCAATAGGTTTTGATCAAACTAAAATAACAGGCCTATCTGGAATAACAAAAAACGACATAAAAAAAACAACTAGTATTTTTTTTCCTAAAAATTTGTTGGAGTTAAATCCAAAAGAAATTGAATCTTATTTAATAAAAAAGCTTCCTATTAAAGGAGTTTCAGTAAGCCGAAAGTTTTTCCCTCCTGAAATTCATGTAAATGTTTTAGAAAGAGA
This is a stretch of genomic DNA from Prochlorococcus marinus str. MIT 0912. It encodes these proteins:
- a CDS encoding D-alanine--D-alanine ligase family protein, which gives rise to MSNKKLTVGLVFGGNSSEHEVSIKSAKTIYNAFSHSYNCDRFVVNPIYIDKHGFWEDSAYSKSILLEEKESIKTIESNKDSNHNLTNFAKESNKVDIWFPALHGPNGEDGVIQGLFKLTGKPFVGSGTLGSSLGMDKIAMKSIFNSLNLPQSPYIYLHKENLLNELFMNSVFDKIEKIINYPCFVKPANLGSSIGITKAYSKQELITGIEIAVKYDERIIIEKNIEGRELECGVLGKSKMKSSVIGEVKFQTDWYTYESKYDENLSSTIIPANLNIEIVNKIQKLAIEACKAINAYGLARVDFFYQESTQQIYINEVNTLPGFTKTSMYPMLWEASGLKLEKLVASLIETAKE